From the Streptomyces syringium genome, one window contains:
- a CDS encoding VOC family protein: MNVSVSTLSLTVADVDASRDFFTTHLGYRVAMADDGFASLTRDDAAVDIVLLRRGTEVLPAEQRDQHASGLIVAFTVTGLAAEEERLRSEGAPITMPLREEPWGERLFQMTDPNGVVIQLVEWVQASPDA; the protein is encoded by the coding sequence GTGAACGTCTCCGTCTCCACCCTTTCCCTGACCGTCGCCGATGTGGACGCCTCCCGTGACTTCTTCACCACCCACCTCGGCTACCGGGTGGCCATGGCCGACGACGGCTTCGCGTCCCTGACCCGTGACGACGCGGCCGTCGACATCGTCCTGCTCCGCCGGGGCACGGAGGTCCTCCCGGCCGAGCAGCGCGACCAGCACGCGTCCGGGCTGATCGTCGCCTTCACGGTCACCGGTCTCGCGGCGGAGGAGGAGCGCCTGCGGAGCGAGGGCGCGCCCATCACCATGCCGCTGCGCGAAGAGCCGTGGGGCGAGCGCCTGTTCCAGATGACCGACCCCAACGGCGTCGTCATTCAGCTCGTCGAATGGGTCCAGGCCTCCCCCGACGCCTGA
- a CDS encoding PH domain-containing protein, whose translation MGLFGNAHTVDPVSAQQDYARLLGHGEQVHAAYLLIRDTMLFTDRRLVLVDKQGITGKKVEYHSIPYRSITHFAVETAGHFDLDAELKIWLSGSPTPIQKTFTKGVDIYEVQAILTQFVAR comes from the coding sequence ATGGGTCTGTTCGGAAACGCGCACACCGTCGATCCGGTGTCGGCGCAGCAGGACTACGCGCGGCTGCTGGGGCACGGCGAGCAGGTGCACGCCGCCTACCTGCTGATTCGCGACACCATGCTCTTCACCGACCGCCGGCTCGTCCTCGTCGACAAGCAGGGGATCACCGGCAAGAAGGTGGAGTACCACTCCATCCCGTACCGGAGCATCACGCACTTCGCGGTGGAGACCGCCGGTCACTTCGATCTCGACGCGGAGCTCAAGATCTGGCTCTCCGGCAGCCCCACGCCGATCCAGAAGACCTTCACCAAGGGCGTCGACATCTACGAGGTGCAGGCCATCCTGACGCAGTTCGTGGCGCGGTAG
- a CDS encoding serine hydrolase domain-containing protein, producing the protein MAQETQQTLSEFVEAAAGKFGVPGVAVGVWAGGRELYACHGVTNVDSPLPVDQATLYTLGSVTKPFTATALMRLVADGRVELDAPVRRYVPELVLRDERAAAEITVLQLLNHTAGLDWRMSVDTGEGDDALAAYVAEMSGTEQIAPPGIRASYSQIGFNLAGRILEKVTGLTYEQAVASLVLEPLGLSHTTFSTADTLTGRFAVGHNLTADGTLVTARRWKDSRANNPGGGGASCVADMLRWARFHLGDGRAQDGTRVLPAELLRRMREQTVALRGSSLCDAFGISWFLRDVDGVRTVGHGGSANGQFAELLIVPERDFAVVALSNAGPDSGLAFNQSVVEWALEHHLGVAHRDPDPLPYDAARAGEAAGSYENEVMTLTIADAGTGLTIECAIKPEIRAAADTELPPDLPPADLGLLPGDADGYIVTNGGLKGQCGYFTRDESGAITGADLAGRLFSRVTVAA; encoded by the coding sequence ATGGCGCAGGAGACACAGCAGACGCTGTCGGAGTTCGTCGAGGCGGCGGCCGGGAAGTTCGGGGTGCCCGGGGTCGCCGTCGGAGTGTGGGCCGGGGGCCGGGAGCTCTACGCGTGCCACGGCGTGACGAACGTCGACAGCCCGCTGCCCGTCGACCAGGCCACGCTGTACACGCTGGGCTCGGTCACCAAGCCCTTCACGGCGACGGCGCTGATGCGCCTGGTCGCCGACGGGCGCGTCGAGCTGGACGCGCCGGTGCGCCGGTACGTCCCCGAGCTGGTGCTCCGGGACGAGCGGGCCGCGGCGGAGATCACCGTGCTGCAACTGCTCAACCACACCGCGGGGCTCGACTGGAGGATGAGTGTCGACACCGGCGAGGGCGACGACGCCCTGGCCGCGTACGTGGCGGAGATGTCCGGCACGGAGCAGATCGCGCCGCCCGGCATCCGGGCCTCCTACAGTCAGATCGGCTTCAACCTGGCGGGCCGGATCCTGGAAAAGGTCACGGGTCTGACCTACGAGCAGGCCGTCGCCTCGCTCGTGCTCGAACCGCTGGGTCTGTCGCACACCACCTTCTCGACCGCGGACACCCTGACCGGGCGGTTCGCGGTGGGGCACAACCTCACGGCGGACGGAACGCTCGTCACCGCGCGGCGGTGGAAGGACAGCCGTGCCAACAACCCCGGCGGGGGCGGCGCGTCCTGTGTGGCGGACATGCTGCGCTGGGCCCGGTTCCATCTCGGCGACGGACGCGCCCAGGACGGCACCCGGGTGCTGCCCGCCGAACTCCTGCGGCGGATGCGGGAGCAGACGGTCGCGCTGCGGGGCAGCTCGCTCTGCGACGCCTTCGGCATCAGCTGGTTCCTGCGTGACGTGGACGGCGTCCGCACCGTCGGCCACGGCGGGTCGGCCAACGGCCAGTTCGCCGAACTGCTCATCGTGCCCGAACGCGACTTCGCCGTCGTCGCACTGTCCAACGCGGGCCCGGACAGCGGCCTCGCCTTCAACCAGTCCGTCGTCGAGTGGGCCCTCGAACACCACCTGGGAGTGGCCCACCGGGACCCGGACCCGCTTCCCTACGACGCGGCACGGGCCGGGGAGGCCGCCGGGAGCTATGAGAACGAGGTCATGACGCTCACCATCGCCGACGCCGGGACCGGACTGACGATCGAGTGCGCGATCAAACCGGAGATCCGCGCGGCGGCGGACACCGAACTGCCCCCGGACCTCCCCCCGGCCGACCTCGGCCTGCTGCCCGGCGACGCGGACGGCTACATCGTCACCAACGGCGGCCTGAAGGGGCAGTGCGGCTACTTCACCCGTGACGAGAGCGGCGCGATCACCGGCGCCGACCTCGCCGGCCGGCTCTTCAGCCGCGTCACGGTGGCCGCGTAG
- a CDS encoding TetR/AcrR family transcriptional regulator C-terminal domain-containing protein, which produces MPRDTLTREQIVRTAVELLDSDGLEGLNMRSLGQRLRSAATAVYWHVKNKDNLVTLAGDQVWDEIRLPDLDAVDWRTAATAMAADLYAMFTRHPWLVQAFATHLFHGEGKARHDDHNLAVYEKAGFVGPEADRAAAAVFTYVLGNASGAAATASLTRRIEREGGDAGEVFGATMKEAAEVASRFPRLRTRIDSTDYAEAPEDTFDFGLQSLLDGLEARLPGATA; this is translated from the coding sequence ATGCCACGCGACACGCTGACCCGGGAACAGATCGTCCGAACCGCCGTCGAGCTGCTCGACTCGGACGGACTGGAAGGCCTCAACATGCGCAGCCTCGGCCAGCGCCTGCGCTCGGCCGCCACCGCCGTCTACTGGCACGTCAAGAACAAGGACAACCTCGTCACGCTCGCCGGCGACCAGGTCTGGGACGAGATCCGGCTGCCCGATCTCGATGCCGTCGACTGGCGGACGGCGGCCACCGCCATGGCCGCCGACCTGTACGCGATGTTCACCCGCCACCCCTGGCTCGTGCAGGCCTTCGCGACCCACCTCTTCCACGGCGAGGGCAAGGCCCGCCACGACGACCACAATCTCGCCGTCTACGAGAAGGCCGGCTTCGTCGGCCCGGAGGCCGACCGGGCCGCCGCCGCCGTCTTCACCTACGTCCTCGGCAACGCCTCGGGCGCCGCCGCCACGGCCTCGCTGACCCGGCGGATCGAGCGCGAGGGCGGCGACGCCGGGGAGGTCTTCGGTGCCACGATGAAGGAGGCGGCCGAGGTCGCCTCCCGTTTCCCGCGCCTGCGGACCCGTATCGACTCCACCGACTACGCCGAGGCCCCGGAGGACACCTTCGACTTCGGCCTCCAGTCCCTCCTCGACGGCCTGGAGGCCCGCCTGCCCGGCGCGACCGCCTGA
- a CDS encoding aminotransferase class V-fold PLP-dependent enzyme, which translates to MRDNSSAISSAREALQLDVAALRADTPGCRRVIHFNNAGCGLLAAPVLDAMVGHLNLEARIGGYEASAAQAAEVRGFYTEIAALINTTPDNIAFAGSATHAYANALSSIPFEAGDVILTTRDDFVSNQIAFLSLRKRFGVRIVHAPDTPEGGVDVEAMAALMRTLRPRLVSATHVPTNSGLVSPVAEIGRHCRELDLLYLVDACQSVGQFVIDVEGIGCDFLTATCRKFLRGPRGSGFLYVSDRVLRAGCEPLFIDMHGARWTEPGGYEPVGTAARFEEWEFPYATVLGSAAATRYARKVGIEAIEQRTPALAARLRERLAPLSGVRVLDRGPRLAALVTFAVEGWQPQPFKAALDARGINSALSFREFAQLDFTDKGVEWCLRLSPHYYNTEEEVDHVAEAVADLVGQGRR; encoded by the coding sequence ATGAGAGACAACAGTAGCGCTATTAGTTCTGCTCGGGAAGCACTTCAGCTGGACGTCGCCGCTCTGCGGGCCGACACCCCGGGGTGCCGACGGGTCATCCACTTCAACAACGCGGGCTGTGGCCTGCTGGCGGCCCCGGTCCTCGACGCGATGGTCGGCCATCTGAACCTCGAGGCGCGGATCGGTGGTTACGAGGCGTCGGCCGCGCAGGCAGCCGAAGTCCGCGGTTTCTACACGGAGATCGCCGCCCTCATCAACACCACGCCCGACAACATCGCCTTCGCGGGCAGCGCCACCCACGCCTACGCCAACGCCCTGTCGTCGATCCCGTTCGAGGCCGGCGATGTCATCCTCACCACCCGCGACGACTTCGTCTCCAACCAGATCGCCTTTCTGTCCCTGCGCAAGCGGTTCGGCGTACGCATCGTCCACGCGCCCGACACCCCCGAGGGCGGGGTCGATGTGGAGGCGATGGCCGCGCTGATGCGGACCCTCCGCCCGCGCCTGGTGTCCGCCACCCATGTCCCCACCAACTCGGGTCTGGTCTCGCCGGTCGCCGAAATCGGCCGGCACTGCCGCGAGCTGGACCTGCTCTACCTCGTCGACGCCTGCCAGTCGGTGGGCCAGTTCGTCATCGACGTGGAAGGGATCGGCTGTGACTTCCTCACCGCCACCTGCCGCAAATTCCTCCGCGGCCCGCGCGGTTCCGGCTTCCTCTACGTCTCCGACCGCGTCCTGCGCGCGGGCTGCGAACCGCTGTTCATCGACATGCACGGCGCCCGCTGGACCGAGCCGGGCGGCTACGAGCCCGTCGGGACGGCGGCCCGCTTCGAGGAGTGGGAGTTCCCCTACGCCACGGTGCTCGGCAGCGCCGCCGCGACGCGCTACGCCCGCAAGGTCGGCATCGAGGCCATCGAGCAGCGCACACCGGCGCTCGCGGCCCGGCTGCGCGAGCGGCTCGCACCCCTGTCCGGGGTGCGCGTGCTGGACCGCGGCCCGCGCCTCGCGGCGCTCGTCACCTTCGCCGTGGAGGGATGGCAGCCCCAGCCGTTCAAGGCGGCCCTGGACGCCCGCGGCATCAACTCGGCACTCAGCTTCCGTGAGTTCGCGCAGCTCGACTTCACAGACAAGGGAGTCGAATGGTGCCTGCGTCTGTCGCCGCACTACTACAACACCGAGGAGGAGGTGGACCACGTCGCCGAGGCGGTCGCGGACCTCGTCGGCCAGGGACGGCGATGA
- a CDS encoding aminotransferase-like domain-containing protein: MNDGSTSGELANSLRALLARLAPGDRLPSSRELIKEYRVGPATVARAIAALAAEGAVVTRPGSGTYVAQRTRLDAEAPAADTSWQTVALTDRTVDTHLIADPLGPPPAGTIPLDGGYVHRSLQPARALSTALARAARRPDAWDRAPAGGLPELRTVFAHIVGGSVAAEDVLITAGGQSALSIAFRAIAGPGSPVLVESPTYPRALAAARAAGLRPVPVPLDADGVRPDLLADAFAMTGARLLYCQPTYQNPTGTVLAPERRRQVLDVARASGAFVIEDDFARHLGHGGPVPRPLVADDRDGTVVHVTSLTKPAAPSLRIGALVARGPVMERMRAVRLVDDFFVSRPLQEAALEVIGSPSWDRHVRSLGAALRERCAVLAAAVARDIPGATLATLPTGGLHLWLRLPPGADDAVLTSAARQRGVAVSAGSRYFATEPPAAHLRIGFAATAGLGELAEGARRLGAALADLGPGEGLADRGPGRE; this comes from the coding sequence ATGAATGACGGTAGCACTTCTGGGGAGTTGGCCAATAGTCTCCGGGCGCTGCTCGCCCGCCTTGCGCCCGGCGACCGGCTGCCGAGCAGCCGGGAGCTGATCAAGGAGTACCGGGTCGGTCCGGCGACCGTGGCCCGGGCCATCGCCGCACTGGCCGCCGAGGGCGCGGTGGTCACCCGCCCGGGCAGTGGGACGTACGTGGCGCAGCGCACCCGGCTCGACGCGGAAGCCCCCGCCGCCGACACGTCCTGGCAGACGGTCGCCCTCACCGACCGCACCGTCGACACCCACCTGATCGCCGACCCGCTCGGCCCGCCGCCGGCCGGGACGATTCCCCTGGACGGCGGCTATGTGCACCGCTCGCTCCAGCCCGCCCGGGCCCTGAGCACGGCGCTGGCACGGGCGGCACGCCGTCCCGACGCCTGGGACCGCGCCCCGGCCGGCGGCCTGCCGGAGCTGCGCACCGTCTTCGCCCACATCGTCGGCGGCAGTGTGGCGGCGGAGGACGTGCTCATCACCGCGGGCGGGCAGAGCGCGCTGTCGATCGCGTTCCGGGCCATCGCCGGGCCCGGCAGCCCGGTCCTCGTGGAGTCACCCACCTATCCCCGGGCCCTGGCCGCGGCCCGCGCCGCGGGGCTGCGGCCGGTGCCGGTACCGCTCGACGCGGACGGCGTACGGCCCGACCTGCTGGCCGACGCCTTCGCGATGACCGGCGCACGGCTGCTGTACTGCCAGCCGACGTACCAGAATCCGACCGGCACCGTGCTGGCTCCCGAGCGTCGCCGCCAGGTCCTCGATGTGGCGCGCGCCTCGGGCGCGTTCGTGATCGAGGACGATTTCGCGCGGCACCTGGGACACGGCGGCCCGGTGCCGCGGCCCCTGGTGGCCGACGACCGCGACGGCACGGTCGTCCACGTGACCTCACTGACCAAGCCCGCGGCACCGAGCCTGCGGATCGGGGCCCTGGTGGCCCGCGGGCCGGTGATGGAGCGCATGCGGGCGGTGCGCCTGGTCGACGACTTCTTCGTCTCCCGCCCGCTGCAGGAGGCCGCGCTGGAGGTGATCGGCTCCCCGTCCTGGGACCGGCACGTCCGGTCCCTCGGCGCGGCGCTCCGGGAGCGGTGCGCCGTGCTGGCCGCCGCGGTCGCCCGGGACATCCCCGGCGCGACCCTGGCCACGCTGCCCACGGGCGGACTCCACCTGTGGCTTCGCCTGCCGCCCGGTGCGGACGACGCCGTACTGACGAGCGCCGCCCGGCAGCGCGGCGTCGCCGTGAGCGCCGGCAGCCGCTATTTCGCCACCGAGCCGCCGGCGGCGCACCTGCGGATCGGGTTCGCCGCCACGGCCGGCCTCGGCGAACTGGCCGAGGGGGCAAGGCGATTGGGAGCCGCGCTCGCGGACCTCGGCCCCGGGGAGGGGCTCGCGGATCGCGGCCCCGGGCGGGAGTGA
- a CDS encoding TetR/AcrR family transcriptional regulator, producing the protein MGIETPGLRESKKQETRQLISDHATRLFIEEGFERTTIAEIAAAARVAKKTVTNYFPRKEDLALDHHEEFTASLARAVAGRADGESALAALRREFDAALGRRDPVAGFAGPEFARMIADSPTLTARLRDLHDQREEALAAILAEAAPDAGSAIAARAAAALLAAAQRLLFQRIQELTLAGHSNDSIAATVAPEAAHVFDLLAGSLGDFPAATA; encoded by the coding sequence ATGGGTATCGAGACACCGGGGCTCCGTGAGTCCAAGAAGCAGGAGACCAGGCAGCTGATCTCCGACCACGCCACGCGGCTCTTCATCGAGGAGGGCTTCGAGCGGACGACCATCGCCGAGATCGCCGCTGCGGCCCGGGTCGCCAAGAAGACGGTCACCAACTACTTCCCGCGCAAGGAGGACCTGGCTCTCGACCACCACGAGGAATTCACCGCGAGCCTGGCCCGCGCCGTCGCCGGCCGAGCCGACGGCGAGTCCGCCCTCGCCGCGCTGCGCCGGGAGTTCGACGCCGCGCTCGGCCGGCGCGACCCCGTCGCGGGCTTCGCCGGCCCGGAGTTCGCCCGCATGATCGCCGACAGTCCCACCCTCACCGCCCGGCTGCGCGACCTCCACGACCAGCGGGAGGAGGCCCTCGCCGCCATCCTCGCGGAGGCCGCTCCCGACGCGGGCTCGGCCATCGCCGCCCGCGCCGCCGCGGCCCTTCTCGCGGCCGCTCAGCGTCTGCTGTTCCAGCGCATCCAGGAGCTCACCCTGGCCGGCCACTCCAACGACAGCATCGCCGCCACGGTGGCCCCGGAGGCGGCGCACGTCTTCGACCTCCTCGCCGGCTCCCTCGGCGACTTCCCCGCCGCGACGGCCTGA
- a CDS encoding PE-PGRS family protein: protein MEIGEHWAYRARPKELGASVRRVEIVRVGGSGRSGWLHVRFLKGDDAGLQEWVNPSSLVARWEDVEAFRADDGSELGLAEVSRGVRGSVDFEAARFVLGFVRPKSKLRLRRGAADAGILEMSRLDEGARLVGVEPDELRGDPMVHENREGLCLAGWPVTERIARLVAGRLAEDILPEVDRRQQAIDQERTQSSWYCYSRRDDRKLDTEAAVLRTVREWCGQDKAERYDELVALREEVVRLGKLVEKSVKALRDRGHGVIASTIERDLGVHISSLGPDVRR, encoded by the coding sequence ATGGAGATTGGTGAGCACTGGGCCTATCGCGCCAGGCCGAAGGAGCTGGGTGCCTCGGTTCGCCGGGTTGAGATCGTTCGCGTGGGCGGGAGCGGCAGGTCCGGGTGGCTCCACGTGCGGTTCCTCAAGGGGGACGACGCCGGGCTGCAGGAGTGGGTCAACCCGAGTTCTCTCGTGGCACGCTGGGAGGACGTCGAGGCATTCCGAGCGGACGACGGGAGCGAGCTCGGGCTGGCCGAGGTGTCGCGGGGCGTCCGAGGAAGTGTCGACTTTGAGGCGGCGCGGTTCGTCCTTGGATTCGTTCGCCCGAAGAGCAAGCTGCGCCTGCGGCGCGGCGCCGCTGACGCCGGAATCTTGGAAATGAGCCGTCTCGACGAAGGCGCCAGGCTTGTCGGGGTGGAACCCGATGAGCTGCGGGGCGATCCGATGGTCCACGAGAACCGCGAGGGGCTCTGCCTGGCAGGGTGGCCGGTCACGGAGCGCATCGCGCGCCTCGTGGCTGGCCGCCTCGCCGAGGACATCCTTCCAGAGGTGGACCGCAGGCAGCAGGCCATCGATCAGGAGCGCACGCAGTCCTCCTGGTACTGCTACAGCCGCCGGGACGACCGCAAGCTGGACACGGAAGCGGCCGTCCTGCGGACCGTCCGGGAGTGGTGTGGTCAGGACAAGGCCGAGCGCTACGACGAGCTGGTCGCTCTGCGCGAGGAGGTCGTCCGGCTCGGGAAACTCGTGGAGAAGTCGGTGAAGGCCCTACGTGACCGCGGGCACGGCGTCATCGCCTCCACCATTGAGCGCGACCTTGGGGTCCATATCTCCAGCCTTGGTCCAGACGTTCGTCGGTGA
- a CDS encoding MFS transporter: MSALSPRSRGVLFVLCGAIFLEGIDVAMLNVALPSIRADLGMSTGELQWVMSAYVLGYGGFMLLGGRAADLFGRRRMFVLWLTVFLLFSGLGGLATEGWMLIVARFVTGVAAAFMTPAGLSVITTSFEEGPQRNRALFIYSGTAAGGFSIGLVVGGLLTSVGWRWVFFAPVALSFLILVTALALVPKSPRPERTGQGVDLLGGATVTAAVVLLVLGVERATHTGVGWTLGTLGAGLVSLAAFVAVERRSSSPLVRLGVFRSGSLVRANLVGLLFAAGFFGFQFLVVLYLRELRGWSTLQTSFAMIIIGIDAVLSPTLTPKLVDRFGNARVIFGGLLLAALSYALFLPVGADWTYPAMFPSLIVLGLAFALTYGPLTIVATDGVKEEEQGLAGGLLYTSFQFGAALGLSAVTAVNVAATDSDAPAALLDGYHAALVVPLAAALLAALVGAFGLRSRAGGREVASGTTTERAEVSVAR; this comes from the coding sequence ATGAGTGCGCTGAGCCCGCGCAGCCGGGGCGTGCTGTTCGTCCTGTGCGGCGCCATCTTTCTGGAGGGCATCGACGTGGCCATGCTCAATGTGGCCCTGCCGTCCATCCGTGCCGATCTCGGCATGTCCACCGGCGAGCTCCAGTGGGTCATGAGCGCCTACGTCCTCGGTTACGGCGGCTTCATGCTGCTGGGCGGCCGGGCGGCGGATCTCTTCGGCCGCCGCCGGATGTTCGTCCTCTGGCTCACCGTCTTCCTGCTGTTCTCCGGGCTCGGCGGGCTCGCCACCGAGGGCTGGATGCTGATCGTCGCCCGGTTCGTCACCGGCGTCGCCGCCGCCTTCATGACCCCGGCCGGGCTGTCCGTCATCACCACGAGCTTCGAGGAGGGGCCGCAGCGCAACAGGGCCCTGTTCATCTACTCCGGCACCGCGGCGGGCGGCTTCTCGATCGGCCTGGTCGTCGGCGGGCTGCTCACCTCCGTCGGGTGGCGGTGGGTCTTCTTCGCACCGGTCGCACTGTCCTTCCTGATCCTCGTCACCGCGCTCGCGCTCGTACCGAAGTCACCGCGCCCCGAGCGGACCGGGCAGGGCGTCGACCTGCTGGGCGGGGCCACCGTCACGGCCGCCGTCGTGCTGCTCGTCCTCGGCGTCGAGCGGGCCACCCACACCGGTGTCGGCTGGACCCTCGGCACGCTCGGTGCGGGCCTGGTCTCCCTGGCCGCCTTCGTTGCCGTCGAACGGCGCTCGTCCTCACCGCTCGTACGCCTCGGTGTGTTCCGCTCCGGCTCCCTGGTCCGCGCCAACCTCGTCGGGCTGCTCTTCGCCGCCGGGTTCTTCGGCTTCCAGTTCCTGGTGGTGCTGTATCTGCGGGAGCTGCGCGGCTGGTCGACGCTTCAAACGAGCTTCGCGATGATCATCATCGGCATCGACGCGGTCCTCTCGCCCACCCTCACGCCCAAGCTGGTCGACCGGTTCGGCAACGCCCGGGTGATCTTCGGCGGGCTGCTGCTGGCGGCGCTGTCGTACGCGCTGTTCCTGCCGGTCGGCGCCGACTGGACGTATCCGGCGATGTTCCCGAGCCTGATCGTCCTCGGGCTGGCCTTCGCGCTGACGTACGGGCCACTGACCATCGTGGCCACCGATGGCGTCAAGGAGGAGGAACAGGGGCTGGCCGGCGGTCTGCTCTACACCTCCTTCCAGTTCGGCGCGGCGCTGGGCCTCTCCGCCGTCACCGCGGTGAACGTCGCCGCCACCGACTCGGACGCGCCCGCGGCCCTGCTCGACGGCTATCACGCCGCGCTCGTCGTCCCGCTCGCCGCGGCCCTGCTGGCCGCGCTCGTCGGCGCCTTCGGGCTGCGGTCCCGGGCGGGCGGCCGGGAGGTCGCGTCCGGCACCACCACCGAGCGCGCCGAGGTGTCCGTGGCACGGTGA
- a CDS encoding MFS transporter — MTAAPTRTVEPPEESLWRNRDFLTFWLGETLSLLGTQVTNLALPLTAITSFHATDEQVGLLRFLQLVPYLGLALVFGVWADRARRRPIMLGANFARMLLLALVPVLYWTDALSTASLLVIACAVGVASVLFDVSWMAYVPTLVRDPAHYVEAGAKTGMSSSAADVAGPGLAGVLVGALTAPVALIVDAFSYLVSLISLLLIRTPEPRPRPPSARRHLPTELRDGLRWVLKNPVLRSLALIGFCCNFSMVTVWTMFLLYGTHDLHLGPTTLGTIFATASVGGLIGAAVSRKVIRRFRLGPVYFVAQAVLLTGPTLIVLAAGPRPVMVGMFVLSFFTTYLGLGVAGVVIVSLRQASTPQSMMGRMTAVFRTLLFGGGALGGLSAGLLSGRIGAHGALTVAAIGSAAVLIALFLSPVSRLAGLPTAPSAPEEPVTTGAAGRAAG; from the coding sequence ATGACCGCGGCGCCGACACGCACCGTGGAACCACCCGAGGAAAGCCTCTGGCGCAACCGTGACTTCCTCACGTTCTGGCTCGGCGAGACCCTCTCGCTCCTCGGCACCCAGGTCACGAACCTCGCCCTGCCGCTGACCGCGATCACCTCTTTCCACGCCACCGACGAGCAGGTCGGTCTGCTGCGCTTCCTGCAGCTCGTCCCGTACCTCGGCCTCGCCCTGGTCTTCGGGGTGTGGGCGGACCGGGCCCGGCGGCGTCCGATCATGCTCGGCGCCAACTTCGCCCGGATGCTGCTGCTGGCGCTCGTACCCGTCCTGTACTGGACGGACGCGCTCAGCACGGCCTCGCTGCTGGTGATCGCCTGTGCCGTCGGCGTCGCCTCGGTGCTGTTCGACGTGAGCTGGATGGCGTACGTGCCCACGCTCGTACGCGACCCCGCGCACTACGTCGAAGCCGGCGCCAAGACGGGGATGAGCTCATCGGCCGCCGATGTGGCCGGGCCCGGACTCGCGGGTGTGCTGGTCGGCGCCCTGACCGCGCCCGTGGCGCTGATCGTCGACGCCTTCTCCTACCTGGTGTCCCTGATCTCGCTGCTGCTCATCCGCACCCCCGAGCCCCGCCCCCGACCGCCTTCCGCACGACGGCACCTGCCGACCGAACTCCGGGACGGCCTGCGCTGGGTGCTGAAGAACCCGGTCCTGCGGTCGCTGGCCCTGATCGGCTTCTGCTGCAACTTCTCCATGGTCACCGTATGGACGATGTTCCTGCTGTACGGAACCCACGACCTGCACCTGGGTCCGACGACCCTCGGCACCATCTTCGCCACCGCCTCCGTGGGCGGGCTGATCGGTGCGGCGGTCTCCCGGAAGGTCATCCGGCGCTTCCGGCTCGGACCGGTCTACTTCGTCGCCCAGGCGGTCCTTCTCACCGGCCCGACGCTGATCGTCCTGGCGGCCGGCCCCCGGCCGGTGATGGTGGGGATGTTCGTCCTCTCCTTCTTCACCACCTACCTCGGGCTCGGCGTCGCGGGCGTCGTCATCGTCAGCCTGCGCCAGGCGAGTACCCCGCAGTCGATGATGGGCCGGATGACGGCGGTCTTCCGCACCCTGCTGTTCGGCGGAGGCGCCCTCGGCGGCCTGTCCGCGGGTCTGCTGTCCGGCCGGATCGGCGCCCATGGCGCGCTGACCGTGGCGGCCATCGGCTCCGCCGCCGTACTGATCGCGCTCTTCCTGTCCCCGGTCAGCCGGCTCGCCGGCCTGCCGACGGCACCATCGGCACCGGAAGAACCCGTCACGACGGGGGCGGCCGGTCGGGCCGCGGGCTGA
- a CDS encoding LysR family transcriptional regulator yields the protein MERDELECFLILAEELHFGRTADRMRLSRARVSQLVQRLERRVGALLFDRTSRRVALTVLGRQLRDDLEPHHRAIEAAVSRATATARGIDGVLHVGFSTPPAGEIVLKAAEALHTSHPGLAVEICEVPLSDPYGQLRKGEFDVQLTEFPVREHDLGEGPALLTEERVLAIAAGHPLSARAAVSLEDLSAVPLLTVAGEVPDYWLEQHAPTHTPGGRPIARGPAVTNMQEALTLVAGGKGALLAAAHTATYHARPGVAYVPFADAEPIGYGLVWRAADHTTAVRAFARAALKAVTGA from the coding sequence GTGGAACGCGATGAACTCGAGTGCTTTCTGATCCTCGCCGAGGAGCTGCACTTCGGCCGCACGGCCGACCGTATGCGGCTGTCCCGGGCCAGGGTGAGCCAGCTCGTCCAGCGCTTGGAACGCCGCGTCGGCGCCCTGCTGTTCGACCGCACGAGCCGCCGCGTGGCCCTCACCGTCCTCGGTCGGCAACTGCGCGACGACCTCGAACCGCACCACCGCGCGATCGAGGCCGCCGTCTCCCGCGCCACCGCGACCGCACGCGGCATCGACGGGGTGCTGCACGTCGGTTTCTCCACCCCGCCGGCCGGGGAGATCGTGCTGAAGGCGGCGGAGGCACTGCACACAAGCCACCCCGGGCTGGCCGTGGAGATCTGCGAAGTGCCGCTGTCGGACCCGTACGGGCAGCTGCGAAAGGGCGAGTTCGACGTGCAGCTCACCGAGTTCCCGGTGCGCGAGCACGACCTGGGGGAGGGGCCCGCCCTGCTCACGGAGGAGCGCGTGCTCGCGATCGCCGCGGGCCACCCGCTGTCCGCGCGCGCGGCGGTGTCGCTGGAGGACCTGTCCGCCGTGCCGCTGCTGACCGTCGCCGGCGAAGTCCCGGACTACTGGCTGGAACAGCACGCCCCGACGCACACGCCCGGCGGCCGGCCGATCGCCCGTGGCCCGGCCGTCACCAACATGCAGGAAGCGCTCACGCTCGTCGCGGGCGGCAAGGGCGCCCTGCTGGCGGCGGCACACACCGCCACGTACCACGCCCGGCCCGGCGTCGCCTACGTCCCGTTCGCGGACGCCGAGCCCATCGGCTACGGCCTGGTGTGGCGGGCCGCGGACCATACGACCGCGGTCCGGGCCTTCGCCCGAGCGGCGCTGAAGGCGGTGACGGGGGCGTAG